A stretch of the Alnus glutinosa chromosome 6, dhAlnGlut1.1, whole genome shotgun sequence genome encodes the following:
- the LOC133871600 gene encoding protein FAR1-RELATED SEQUENCE 5-like, which yields MIDVPNDDNLTDEDGLEFELDDKEDNEPQYKMIDMNDKVEEPKESMMFDSMEKVEDYYRKYGQQVGFGGYEQLIFGEKDCRNYIEKARELRLGKGGAQALRDYFNRMQKQNDGFYFVMDVDDDCRLRNVFWAHARSRAVSEFFGDIITFDTTYLTNRYDMPFAHFVDEGVIPTYQVIEVGVINRNKKDVSHCVYYNEENEEEVEVQCTCALFETRGILCRHAISVLLSKKVETLAPRFFLMRWRKDLRRTYTLFKSNYDNFGNNSDNKRYDNLSKNLEKLASLGSKGKHILHYGDERS from the exons ATGATAGATGTTCCAAATGACGATAATTTAACTGACGAAGATGGGCTTGAATTTG AgttggatgataaggaggataATGAGCCACAATATAAGATGATAGATATGAATGATAAAGTTGAAGAACCTAAGGAATCAATGATGTTTGATTCAATGGAAAAAGTGGAAGACTATTATAGGAAGTATGGTCAACAAGTTGGTTTTG GGGGTTATGAGCAACTTatttttggagagaaagattgtaGGAATTATATTGAAAAGGCAAGAGAGCTTCGTCTTGGCAAAGGAGGTGCTCAAGCACTTCGTGATTATTTCAATAGAATGCAAAAGCAAAATGATGGATTCTATTTTGTGATGGATGTGGATGATGATTGTAGGTTGCGAAATGTATTTTGGGCTCATGCACGAAGTAGGGCAGTTTCTGAATTCTTTGGGGACATCATTACGTTTGACACGACCTACTTGACCAATAGATATGACATGCCATTTGCTCATTTCGTAG ATGAAGGTGTAATTCCTACCTATCAAGTGATTGAAGTTGGTGTCATCAATAGAAACAAGAAAGACGTATCACATTGTGTTTACtacaatgaagaaaatgaagaggagGTAGAAGTGCAGTGCACTTGTGCATTGTTTGAAACAAGAGGTATCTTGTGTAGGCATGCCATTTCTGTGCTATTGTCAAAAAAAGTTGAAACATTGGCACCAAGATTCTTTCTTATGAGATGGAGGAAGGATCTAAGGCGAACATACACATTGTTTAAGAGTAATTACGACAATTTTGGTAATAACTCTGATAACAAAAGATATGACAACTTGtccaaaaatttagaaaaattggCATCGCTCGGATCAAAAGGCAAGCACATTTTACACTATGGTGATGAAAGGAGTTGA
- the LOC133871999 gene encoding flavonoid 3-O-glucosyltransferase-like — MQETENSALEKHVAALAFPFGSHAAPLLSLVNRIATAAPQVKFSFFNTPICNRSIFSDPTSQANNIKPYDVPDGTPEGYVATKDPSEAIGLFLKAALGSFRSVIEVAVAETGRKISCVMSDAFLSFAGKMAEEMDVPWVPLWTAGPRSLLTHVDTEVIRQRLGTNVCGDQTLDFIPGFSAIRVADLPEGVVLGNLDSPFSKMLYNMGLMLPQATAVAINSYEEIDPVAVNELKSRFQNFLNVGPFPLTCPPRFSAADEYGCLEWLDKHQAASVAYISFGSMMTPPPHELAALAEALEATGFPFLWSFRGHAKENLPKGFLERTSKNGKLVPWAPQMHVLRHPSVGVFVTHCGWNSVLETIVAGVPMICRPIIGDQKLNAKTVVVEWGMGVGIEGEVFTKDAVVKALVLTLSSEQGKRMRGKAEALRELAMKAVVVPNGSSNESFTTLVQIVAK; from the exons ATGCAAGAGACCGAGAATTCAGCTCTGGAAAAACACGTCGCAGCCTTAGCGTTCCCATTCGGCAGCCATGCAGCCCCACTCCTGAGCCTCGTCAATAGAATTGCGACTGCAGCCCCGCAGGTGAAGTTCTCCTTCTTTAACACGCCTATATGCAACCGTTCCATCTTCTCCGATCCCACCAGCCAGGCGAATAACATAAAGCCCTACGACGTGCCCGACGGCACGCCGGAGGGCTATGTGGCTACCAAGGACCCGAGCGAGGCAATTGGGCTGTTTCTGAAGGCCGCGCTGGGGAGCTTTAGGAGCGTCATCGAAGTGGCGGTGGCGGAGACGGGGAGGAAGATCAGCTGCGTAATGAGCGACGCATTTTTAAGTTTTGCTGGGAAGATGGCTGAGGAAATGGATGTTCCTTGGGTCCCGCTTTGGACGGCCGGACCTCGCTCCCTTCTCACCCACGTTGACACTGAGGTCATCCGGCAAAGACTAGGAACTAACG TGTGTGGAGACCAAACCCTTGATTTCATTCCAGGATTTTCCGCAATACGTGTAGCCGATTTGCCTGAGGGAGTGGTGTTAGGAAACTTGGACTCGCCCTTTTCAAAAATGTTATACAATATGGGATTAATGTTGCCGCAAGCCACTGCAGTTGCCATAAACTCCTATGAAGAG atAGACCCTGTGGCGGTGAATGAGCTTAAGTCGAGGTTTCAGAATTTCCTCAACGTTGGTCCCTTCCCCTTAACATGCCCACCACGATTCAGTGCTGCTGATGAGTATGGCTGCCTAGAGTGGCTGGACAAGCATCAGGCGGCATCTGTGGCGTACATTAGCTTTGGAAGTATGATGACACCGCCGCCGCATGAGCTAGCAGCATTGGCAGAAGCACTAGAAGCAACTGGGTTTCCATTTCTTTGGTCATTTAGAGGTCATGCAAAGGAAAACTTGCCCAAGGGGTTTCTAGAAAGGACGAGTAAAAACGGAAAACTTGTTCCATGGGCTCCCCAAATGCATGTCTTGCGACATCCTTCAGTTGGAGTGTTTGTGACGCATTGTGGATGGAACTCGGTTTTGGAAACTATCGTAGCCGGTGTGCCAATGATTTGCAGGCCAATTATTGGAGACCAGAAGCTGAACGCGAAGACCGTAGTGGTAGAATGGGGAATGGGTGTGGGGATTGAGGGTGAGGTTTTCACTAAAGACGCAGTAGTGAAGGCCCTGGTGTTGACTTTGTCGAGTGAACAAGGGAAGAGAATGAGAGGGAAAGCTGAAGCCCTCAGAGAGCTTGCCATGAAAGCTGTTGTTGTACCTAATGGCAGCTCTAATGAAAGTTTCACGACCCTGGTTCAGATAGTCGCCAAGTAA